AGGCTCATCTGGCGTCTTGGATATTGAACGCAAGTACCAGTTGCCGCTGTCCTTGTACAGCCGGTACTCATATAGCCCAATTTGTAGACGATTACCTTGAGTAAACGCACCGTCTGAACTGCCGCCGACGCTTACTACCTCAATGCCTCTATCAGTTAGCGCTCCCTGGCCACCGACGTTATTGACCATCAGCGTCGTGCTGCCAGAGGTGTTTCCGGTGACAATCAGCTTATCCGTTGGCGAGCTGTCATCCCCTAACTGTGAATTCAACGTTAGCGTACCGCCACTGCCTATATAGTCACCGTTAATCTGAAGTTTGCTTCCCGGTGTACTGTTGCTGCTCGCGATATTTCCCGCATTCGTCACGCTGCCGTTGACGGTAAATAATCCGTCGACGCTCAGTAGCCCTTGGTCGCTAATATTTACGCGACCGTTAACGACACCGCTACCCCCCAATACCGCTGAGCTCGCTACGTTCACAGCCTGCTGGCTGCCACTTGCACCAATGATACCGGAGCCCGTCAGCCACAGAGCTCCGTTCTGCACGTCGGTCGTGCCGCTGTAGGTGTTATTGTTGCTTAGCGTAAGAGTCCCTTCATCGATTTTCACTAAGCTACCGCTGCCGCTGACAATGCTGCTTAACGAGCCCTCACTCAGCTTCAGCGTGGCGTTGTTCTCCACGTTACCGCTGCCTAGCGCGCTGGCATTGTGCCCAATCAGCGTACCTTCGGTAATCACTGTGCCGCCGCTGTAGGTATTGCTGTCAGAGAGCGTCAGCGCACCCTCTCCTATTTTCACCAGCATACCGCTGCCGCTGACTGTGTTGCTTAACGAGCCCTCACTCAGCTTCAGCGTGGCGTTGCTCTCCACGTTACCGCTGCCCAGAGCGCTAGCATTGTGCCCAATCAGCGTACCTTCGGTAATCACGGTGCCGCCACTGTAGCTATTGCTATCAGAGAGCGTCAGTTCACCTTCTCCTATTTTCACCAGCATACCGCTGCCGCTAACAGTACTGCTCAGCGTCCCCTCTCCAATCTTAAGCGTCGCGCTGTTTTCAACGTTACCGCTCCCCAAAGACGCCGCTCTTTCAGCCACCAGCGTCCCACCATTTATTACGGTACCGCCGCTGTAAGTATTATCTGCGGCCAAAACCAGCGTGCCGTCCCCTTCCTTGGTCAACGTTTTACCGTTCCATCCGGTAGCGGCTTCCGGCGCGACGTCCACCAGAGAAGTATTCAGGGTAAAGCTCTGGCTGGCCTCTGTCAGAGTAAAGGTGCCGTGTGCTGGCGTCATGGAGGCATAGCTGCCTGCATACCAGCTCAGCCCCGCACGCAGTTCATACTGTGTCTTGTCGGTTTCCTTAATACGCCCACTGATAGTTATGAAATCTACCTGCTGCGCGTACATTCCAGCCACAGTCAGGCTGTCAAAATCACCAGCGATGTCGCTATCAGAGTCAATCAGCGTGAAGCTATAGGGTGAACGTTCAAACCTATCTTCGATATTGCCAAACCCGCTGATGTTAAGGCCGCCGCCAAGGGTTACGCTGTCTGCAGTAATTATTGGGCTTGTAGCTGGGTCGCCGAGCTCAATATCAAGGGTGCTTCCGCTCTTCTGGGTCAGCGATGTTGCGTCCAGCGTAACGCCCGCCGCCAGCGAAGTAACCGCCCCATCATGAGTCGTCACGTTTGCCAGAGTAAATTGCCCGTCTGCGTCCAACACTAGGATGCCCGAGTTGTCCACATCGCCAGTACCCAGCGCCTTGAGGTGCGTAGCCGTCAAAGTACCGCTAGCAATGGTTGTTCCTCCGCTATAGTCGTTGCTGCCGCTTAGCGTTAGCTCACCGTCGCCAGTTTTCTCCACGCTGCCAGTGCCGCTGACAGCGGAGCTCAGCGTGCCTTCATTCAGGCTCAGCGTGCCCTTGTTGGCAATGTTGCCCGTCCCCAGCGCGCTGGCGTTATTGGCAGACAGCATACCGCTTTCAATGGTCGTGCCGCCGCTGTAAGTATTATCGTCATTCAGAGTCAGCACACCGCTGCCGGTTTTTACCAGATTTCCGGTACCGCTCAGTATGCCCGCCAGTTCACCCTGACTCAGCTGTAGCGTTCCTTCGTTCGCCACGTCTCCGCTACCCAGCGCTCCGGCGTTATCGGCAATGAGTTTCCCCTCTTCGATAGAGGTGCCGCCGCTGTAACTGTTAGCCGCATCTGCCAACGTCAGATCGGTGCTGCCCGTTTTCACCAACTCTCCCGTACCGCTCAGGTTCGCGTCAAGCTGTCCTTCTCCCAGCTTCAGGGTCGCATTATTCTCCACGTCACCTGAACCCAGTGAGCGAGTATGCTCGGCCTCTAGAGTACCGCCATTAATCACCGTACCACCGCTATAGGTATTGGTGGCTGACAGGATCAGTGTGCCATCACCCTCTTTAGTCAGCGTTTTGCCGTCCCAGTCGGTCGCCGGTTCTGGCGCTACGTCTACCAGAGCAGTAGTAACCTCAAAGGTTTTATTTTCATCTAGCGTAAAGGTGCCGTGAGCCGGCGTTACGGCATCTGACAATAAGCTTGCTGCATACCAGCGCAGGCCGTTACCTATCAGATATTTCGTGTTGTCATCCTTGCTGATCCCACCAGTAAACGCCAGATAGTCCGGTACGGTAAGTGGATCTGTCGACAGGCTGGTAAAGTTGCCGACAAGAGGATTATCGGCATCAATCAGCGTGAGCTGCATCTGCTGTAGGTCTGCGTCAGAAGTCAGCGCATTCAGGCCGAATGCATCGCTGATATTACTGATATGCAGCACGCCGTTTAGCGCAATGTCCGTCCCCGTCATCAGCGGCTTTCCAGCATCACTACTCTGAGACATCGCGCTAAGATCGACATCTAGCTCGCTGGTTTCCCCAAAGATTACCGTTTTAGCATTTAGCGTACTATAAGCGCCGCTGTCTGCGTTGTAGTCAAAAACGACTTTACCCGAGTTAGTCAGGGTGGTTAGACTTGAATCGGTGATGGCGTCTGCGGTGATATTCCACTGTGCCCGATCTGCCAAGCTGAGATTTAGGACAGAGCCACCGTTGAACCAGTCCTCTACATAGGTTGCGCCCTTAAAATGGGATCCCGCATCCATAGCGAGATCAATCGTTCCATATCCCTGATTGAGAACATCGCCAGTGATGTTCATTACCCCTTCTCCGGTAATAACCCCACCGCGATAAAATCCTCCACCACTGGCCGATAAATAAGGATTGAGAATAGCCGCACCGGCAGCATCAGCCAGAATGGTAGTATTTCCCTTCAGGTTAACAATACCACCATACATAACTAACACACTGAATCCCTGAGTAACTTGGCTCGTATCAATCGTCACATTTTCTGCATTAATCACACCACCGTTAGGATTGCCGTCACCCATAGCCCATAAGCCCTGAGCGCCGCTTCCGGTCATGATGATATCGGTATTGGAAATATTCAGCGTGTGCCCGGGATACTGGGCAGTAGCGCCAAAGCCGCTCACTGCATAGATAGTATTTCGATTTTGTTCAGTACCGTGGAAATTAAGCGACGTCACGTCACTGCCAAACCCTTTGTAGGAAACAGCAATACCGTTAGTACGCCCAGAATCTCCAACCTCTCTGCCATCAACAACGCTGCCTGCACCTATCGTTGAATTTCCACGTAGAACAGTAATGCCTGTCGAGTTCTGTGTTTTAACCGTCAGCGCTTCTGCGGTCAGTTCACCATCGGTCACCCAGATTGTATCCGCCGTACCCGTGGCGCTTACGCTACTCCCGGTGCCGAGATCCACGGTTCCGCCGTCGATCTGAATCCCGTATGTCCACTCGCCGTCTACGTCTATTGTCAAGCGATCGGCCGTAAAAGAATTCGGCTTATACCCAGCGCCCCATCCCGTCACAACAACACCGCCGCCAGAGGTATAGCCGTGCATTGAAATAGTACTGCCACTGCCCAAGTCGGCACTGGCGCCTTCGCCGTAAACCTGAACGCCGTACCCGGTTATGCTTTTACCTGCAGAGCCGGTTAACATCTCCAACGTCAGGCCGCTTGCGGTAAAAGATGAATCAGTCGATTGCAGATAAACACCCGTGGAGCCATTGGTGCCGCCAGATATTCTAATTGAGCTTCCCTCGCCAAAATCGGCCTGGCTACTCTGACCTATCTTTATTCCATACGATCCGCCAGCCCCGGCAATGGCGATATTCATTTCGTCAGCAGTGAGCTGGCTTCTCTGACCTAGCGTAATGCCTGCCGTAGAAGCGCTGGCCATGCTTTCCACTTCAATACGGGTCTGTTTTCCTAGATCAATCGTCATATCCTTAGCGAATTCAGCATTAAGCCCAGTAGCCTGCCCAGCGGCTTCAGCACGAATAAGCCCCGCATCAAGAGTAAGGCTACCACTGCTATTGCTACCGTCTAAATAAATGCCGTTGGCAAAGCTCGAGCTTGACTTAACCGTAATAGAGCTTCCCTTTCCCAAAGACAAAGCCCCCTGCTTCACACCGCTGAAAATCCCGTATGCGTTACCATCGCTGACGACATCAATTAACAGCCCTTCTGCACTGACGCTCGTTCCTATGTTATTTCTACCAAGATAGAGACCAAATCCTGTGCCAGCGACGTGAATTTCGGTATCAATGCCCAGATCGTTGTTGACGCCGTTATCGAGCTTAATACCGGTGGAGCTGGCCCCTCCACTCACATTAATGACTGCTTTTCCGTCTATCTGTAGGCCGCTCCCGCCAGCCACAGTGCTGTCTACTCCGATTCCCCCTGTCGTTACAGTCACCGTATCGCCATCTTGCAGTGAAATACTGGCGCCGCTTTGCGGCCCGACCTCAGCGGCGTTAGCGTAGCCAATGCCTGATAACAGCAGGCCAACGGCAGCGGCCCTCACGCGGCCCTGAATCCGGCTGTCACCGCGAGCCAGCTCGGAGGCAACGACGTACATATTCCGGGCGGCATTCCAGACAATGTTATAGCTTCTATTCATATGTTTTATTTCTCATTATTGGTAAAACAGCAGGGAGCTGTAGGGCATGAATAACCGTAGAGAAAATGCTTAGAGGAGTAATAAAAATACCGACCGATTTCTATCGGGGATTTTGAATAGGCGAATAGAATTAATGAGCAAAAAACATTCTCTTTTTGCTCTTTTAGCATTCCAACATTTTTTCGCACATCGTTACGGTATACTTTATTAATTCTTTAAGTAACCTCGTCCCTTATATTTTAAATGGCGAACAGCAAAACCCTTTCACTGATTAATAAGATAATCTGTTGATATCCATTGCTTATTCACGTCACAGCGAGGATAAAAAGCCTACTTGTGATAAGAATAAGCTGGAATGCATCTATATTACGCAATAAAACCTCGATCGTTAAGATCGTAGATTTAATTTCTTTAATAAAAAAATCCAAGAAATAGGCGCATTAAAGTGTAAATATCACACACTCTATAATTAAAAAATAAAACAATAATAAATATCAAAAAATAAAAAATAAAATTAATGAATAGAAATAGGCGCTATTGAAAAGGAAGGAAAAAGATATGCTGATTTAATACCAATGATTCACTACCTATCTTTTACATATTGAACATCACGTTAATACAGCGGCATTAAACAAGTCGGGCCAGTCAACCTACATTGACCGGCCCGATAATCCCTAAATATTTATGGCTGAACGCTCTGGCTACTTACTGCCCCGTATCGCCCTGTTCACATAGTAGGCCAGCACCATGAAAGCAACCCAGGCCAAGCCTACGTATAGAGAGACCCGCGTCGTTGGGAAGTAGCCGATAAGCACGATAATCCCGACCAAAAAGACTAATGCCACGACTGACGTAGTGGTTCCGCCGCGTAGAGGGAACTCCAGACTGGCTACCTGTTCCGGCGTCAGCTTTCTACGAAAGCCAATCTGTGCCAGCAGAATCATAATCCACACCCAGACGGTCGCAAACGTCGCCAGTGAGGCAATCACAACGAAGACGTCTTCAGGAATAATATAGTTCAGATAGGCTGCCACCAGCAGGCCGATCATCATGACGATAACCGTCACCCACGGCACGCCGCGCTTGTTCACTTTAGTAAACACCTTCGGCGCGTGCCCCTGCTCGGCAAGCCCAAATAGCATACGGCCAACGCCAAATACGTCGCTGTTAATAGCGGAAAGCGATGCGGTGATAACCACAAAGTTCAAAATACCCGCCGCCGCAGTGATGCCTAAATTTTCAAAGGTCAGAACAAACGGGCTGCCGTGCGTCCCTACTTGATCCCACGGGAAAATCGACATAATGACAAACAGCGTACCGACGTAAAAAATTAGAATACGGAACGGTACTGAGTTAATCGCTTTGGGAATGGTTTTGCGCGGATCTTCGGCTTCACCGGCGGTGATACCGATAATCTCAATGCCGCCGTAGGAGAACATCACCATCTGCAGAGAAAGGATCATCCCCATCACGCCGTGAGCAAAGAAGCCGCCGTTCGTCCACAGGTTGTGTATTCCCGTCGGCTGCCCCTGATTGCCAAAGCCCCAGATAATAATGCCCAGCCCGGCCAAAATCATGATGATGATGGTCGCAACTTTGATAAAGGCCAGCCAGAACTCAAACTCGCCGAACACCTTGACGTGCACCAGGTTAATCGCACCGATAATTAACACCACGCTCAGGCACCAGACCCACAGCTGCACCGTCGGAAACCAAAAGCTCATGTACAGGCCGAACGCTGTCACGTCGGCAATGGCGACGATCAGGATTTCAAAGCAGTACATCCAGCCTGTCAGGTAACCGGATAGCGGCCCCAGATAGTCTTGCGCGTAGCGGGAGAACGACCCCGCCTGAGGGTTGTGAACGGACATCTCCCCCAGCGCGCGCATGATGATAAACGCAAAAATGCCGCCTATAAGATAGGCCAGCAGGACACTAGGCCCTGCCATCTTGATGGCGCTTGCCGAGCCGTAGAACAGGCCCGTTCCGATGGCAGAACCCAGCGCCATAAAACGAATATGGCGAGCGGTAAGCCCCCGTTTAAGCTTATTGGTCTGTTTTTCCATGCTATGTTTACTCTTCTCTTATCATTATTACGCCGCAGACGTGGCCGCGGCGTTTTTATACTCCGGGTCGTTTTGCCCGGTAGTCCAACCTAGATCGTTTAAGCGTCAGACGCTTTCTTTGGCACCGCAATCAGTCGATCAAGAATACCCGCAATCACCAGTGTCACTAGCATCGGCAACAGCCACGCCAACCCCTGATTAGCGCCGGGCAGATGTTCAATCCATGCAGGCAGCAGATAGACCAAAGAAGAGCCCTTTACAGCGTCCAAAACGCCGACCAGCGATGTTACCAGCATTACCGGGATCATAACACGACTTTCACATCTCCACAGTTTGCCGATAAAGCTTAGCAGCACTAGCGCAATACAGGGAGGATAGATGATTGTCATGACAGGAATGGAGAATTTAATCAGGTGGCTAAGGCCCATGTTGGACACCACCATAGAGAAAATCGCCAGAATAAAGACCAAAGACCGATAGGAGAGCGGCAGCAGCTTAGAGAAAAACTCTGCACAGGCACAGGTCAAGCCAATGGCCGTCACCATGCAGGCGACAAAAATCAACACGGCTAAGAACAGGCTGCCGTAGTTGCCAAACGTGTACTGTATGTAGGCATGCAGCACTTCCGCACCGGTGGTGGCGTCAGGCACCAGCGAGCCGCTGTTTGACCCCAGATTGAACAGGCTAAGGTAAACCAGCGTCAGCCCAATTCCGGCGATAATGCCCGCAATAATGGTATAGCGGGTCAACAGCATCGAACTAGACACACCGCGCGAACGCGCGGCATTTACGATAATAATACCGAACACCAGCGCCCCAAGGGTATCCATAGTAAGGTAGCCTTCAACAAAGCCTTTCGAGAAGGGAATGTTTTGATAAACCTCTAACGCAGGAAGAGTGTGCCCAGCAGGCCAAATCAAAGCGGCAATACCCAGAATAGCCAGCGATACGATCTTTAGAGGCGCCAAAAAGCGCCCAACAGAATCCAAAAGCTTGCCCGGGTATAGAGACACCAGGATCACTAAAGCAAAATAGACCAGGCTATATATAAGCAGAGGCAGCGGACTTTCTTTGTCCGTCAGCAGCGGAGCAATACCCAGCTCAAAGGAAACGGTAGTGGTTCTCGGCGTGGCGAACAGCGGCCCGACAGACAAATAGCACACCGTCGCTAAAAGCAGACCGGCTTTTTGCCCGATAGGTGTACTTAACGCTTCCACCCCACCGCCGACGCGCGCCAGCGCAATGACTGTAATAACGGGAAGCCCAACAGCGGTTAACAGAAAGCCAAAGGAGGCAATCCACACGTTTTCCCCTGACTGCAAACCAACCATAGGTGGAAAAATAATGTTTCCCGCACCAACAAACAGGGCAAAGGTCATAAAGCCCAGAGCGATAATATCTCTTGAATTTAGCTGTTTCATAATAAAAAAATTGGGTAAAAAATGAATTTTTTTCCGGTACGCCGCCGACCCAACATCTGAGACATTTTTCCAACTACCATCAAAACCTGTTATTGGAAAAATTTCAGTGTTAAAGCCGAGAAAGAAGGCATTCAACGCGTGGTTTTTCACCTCCGCGCCATTCGGGACGCGCTAAGTAAACACAATAACAGTGTTAAAAAACAGCCCTTAGCGGTCATCATAGAATAATTATCTAAAGAAAATTCAAATACAGGTCATAAAGCAACACATTACAGCATAAACGACCAATAATCATCGAGCGATGCGATGGAATTTTAATCAACTCGCTGACTAAAAAATATCGACAGGTAAGCAAGCGTCGTTTTTCGAAGCCAGATCGGCAAAATAAATATCTAACGGTATGAATGAGAGGATTTTGTGCCGTGATGTTGCCACACTTTCTATAACATTATTTCTTCTGCCATTAGTTATGTTTCACGCCTAAAAGCAGATACCATAAGGAAAAAAACAGTGTGCGAACGTCAACAACGCGCGAGGGTAATCATGAAGCCGACACGGCTACGCTGGAGTAACGAATTCATGTATCAGGCCATCCTGAGGCACGACCGTGACTACAACGGAAAATTTCTCACCTGCGTGCTGTCGACCGGCATCTACTGCCTGCCCTCTTGCCCAGCGAGAAAGCCACTGTTAAAAAACATTCGCTTTCTCGCCACAGAGCAAGAGGCCGTAGAGGCGGGCTTTCGCATCTGTAAACGCTGCCGCCCCGATCTGTTCTATCGCGGGGAAGATACAGAAGTTAGCCTGTTTAACGCCACTCTTGAACGTCTTCGTGCCTCGCCAGTGCAGGTAAAAAGCGTCGCTTCCCTCGCCAAACTGTGCGGCGTCAGCACTACCAAGCTTAACGAGCTGGTTCGCCGCCACGCCCACCTATCCCCTGCCGATCTGATCGTCAAAGTGCGCCTACAGGCTGCAAGCCACGCTCTGTTAAATACCTCAAACAGCGTG
This DNA window, taken from Leminorella richardii, encodes the following:
- a CDS encoding autotransporter outer membrane beta-barrel domain-containing protein, yielding MNRSYNIVWNAARNMYVVASELARGDSRIQGRVRAAAVGLLLSGIGYANAAEVGPQSGASISLQDGDTVTVTTGGIGVDSTVAGGSGLQIDGKAVINVSGGASSTGIKLDNGVNNDLGIDTEIHVAGTGFGLYLGRNNIGTSVSAEGLLIDVVSDGNAYGIFSGVKQGALSLGKGSSITVKSSSSFANGIYLDGSNSSGSLTLDAGLIRAEAAGQATGLNAEFAKDMTIDLGKQTRIEVESMASASTAGITLGQRSQLTADEMNIAIAGAGGSYGIKIGQSSQADFGEGSSIRISGGTNGSTGVYLQSTDSSFTASGLTLEMLTGSAGKSITGYGVQVYGEGASADLGSGSTISMHGYTSGGGVVVTGWGAGYKPNSFTADRLTIDVDGEWTYGIQIDGGTVDLGTGSSVSATGTADTIWVTDGELTAEALTVKTQNSTGITVLRGNSTIGAGSVVDGREVGDSGRTNGIAVSYKGFGSDVTSLNFHGTEQNRNTIYAVSGFGATAQYPGHTLNISNTDIIMTGSGAQGLWAMGDGNPNGGVINAENVTIDTSQVTQGFSVLVMYGGIVNLKGNTTILADAAGAAILNPYLSASGGGFYRGGVITGEGVMNITGDVLNQGYGTIDLAMDAGSHFKGATYVEDWFNGGSVLNLSLADRAQWNITADAITDSSLTTLTNSGKVVFDYNADSGAYSTLNAKTVIFGETSELDVDLSAMSQSSDAGKPLMTGTDIALNGVLHISNISDAFGLNALTSDADLQQMQLTLIDADNPLVGNFTSLSTDPLTVPDYLAFTGGISKDDNTKYLIGNGLRWYAASLLSDAVTPAHGTFTLDENKTFEVTTALVDVAPEPATDWDGKTLTKEGDGTLILSATNTYSGGTVINGGTLEAEHTRSLGSGDVENNATLKLGEGQLDANLSGTGELVKTGSTDLTLADAANSYSGGTSIEEGKLIADNAGALGSGDVANEGTLQLSQGELAGILSGTGNLVKTGSGVLTLNDDNTYSGGTTIESGMLSANNASALGTGNIANKGTLSLNEGTLSSAVSGTGSVEKTGDGELTLSGSNDYSGGTTIASGTLTATHLKALGTGDVDNSGILVLDADGQFTLANVTTHDGAVTSLAAGVTLDATSLTQKSGSTLDIELGDPATSPIITADSVTLGGGLNISGFGNIEDRFERSPYSFTLIDSDSDIAGDFDSLTVAGMYAQQVDFITISGRIKETDKTQYELRAGLSWYAGSYASMTPAHGTFTLTEASQSFTLNTSLVDVAPEAATGWNGKTLTKEGDGTLVLAADNTYSGGTVINGGTLVAERAASLGSGNVENSATLKIGEGTLSSTVSGSGMLVKIGEGELTLSDSNSYSGGTVITEGTLIGHNASALGSGNVESNATLKLSEGSLSNTVSGSGMLVKIGEGALTLSDSNTYSGGTVITEGTLIGHNASALGSGNVENNATLKLSEGSLSSIVSGSGSLVKIDEGTLTLSNNNTYSGTTDVQNGALWLTGSGIIGASGSQQAVNVASSAVLGGSGVVNGRVNISDQGLLSVDGLFTVNGSVTNAGNIASSNSTPGSKLQINGDYIGSGGTLTLNSQLGDDSSPTDKLIVTGNTSGSTTLMVNNVGGQGALTDRGIEVVSVGGSSDGAFTQGNRLQIGLYEYRLYKDSGNWYLRSISKTPDEPVDPVDPVDPVDPVDPVDPVGPVTPQYRPDIGVFVSNQSMMKNLQMQTLFDREGSQYRSENDSLWLRFKAGQADSTAASGNVDIDNHYTQVQLGGDIAVWNSGTQSLKVGVMGSYVEADTDSTGNRGADGSQFSASGSADGYNLGVYATWFADAQTHQGLYVDSWYQYGIYDNTVNNDDLGSESYDSTANAVSLETGYRHDIVIAEGRTLSLIPQAQVVWQDYRADAVEVNGVRVDGQNGDAWSSRLGLRMAGKLDKDRNVIQPFVEANWLHGADDVSVAFDGAKVKQDLPADRAELKAGIQANLGEQLSITAQGTGQKGSHGYGDASFSLNVRYSW
- the proY gene encoding proline-specific permease ProY, yielding MEKQTNKLKRGLTARHIRFMALGSAIGTGLFYGSASAIKMAGPSVLLAYLIGGIFAFIIMRALGEMSVHNPQAGSFSRYAQDYLGPLSGYLTGWMYCFEILIVAIADVTAFGLYMSFWFPTVQLWVWCLSVVLIIGAINLVHVKVFGEFEFWLAFIKVATIIIMILAGLGIIIWGFGNQGQPTGIHNLWTNGGFFAHGVMGMILSLQMVMFSYGGIEIIGITAGEAEDPRKTIPKAINSVPFRILIFYVGTLFVIMSIFPWDQVGTHGSPFVLTFENLGITAAAGILNFVVITASLSAINSDVFGVGRMLFGLAEQGHAPKVFTKVNKRGVPWVTVIVMMIGLLVAAYLNYIIPEDVFVVIASLATFATVWVWIMILLAQIGFRRKLTPEQVASLEFPLRGGTTTSVVALVFLVGIIVLIGYFPTTRVSLYVGLAWVAFMVLAYYVNRAIRGSK
- the brnQ gene encoding branched-chain amino acid transport system II carrier protein; this encodes MMKQLNSRDIIALGFMTFALFVGAGNIIFPPMVGLQSGENVWIASFGFLLTAVGLPVITVIALARVGGGVEALSTPIGQKAGLLLATVCYLSVGPLFATPRTTTVSFELGIAPLLTDKESPLPLLIYSLVYFALVILVSLYPGKLLDSVGRFLAPLKIVSLAILGIAALIWPAGHTLPALEVYQNIPFSKGFVEGYLTMDTLGALVFGIIIVNAARSRGVSSSMLLTRYTIIAGIIAGIGLTLVYLSLFNLGSNSGSLVPDATTGAEVLHAYIQYTFGNYGSLFLAVLIFVACMVTAIGLTCACAEFFSKLLPLSYRSLVFILAIFSMVVSNMGLSHLIKFSIPVMTIIYPPCIALVLLSFIGKLWRCESRVMIPVMLVTSLVGVLDAVKGSSLVYLLPAWIEHLPGANQGLAWLLPMLVTLVIAGILDRLIAVPKKASDA